From the genome of Salvia splendens isolate huo1 chromosome 7, SspV2, whole genome shotgun sequence:
attgtacattaaaacttaTGGCATCTAtaattttgtctatttattgtggagtatttttttagggACATGAGAGTACGAAAtatttgacttatttatattttgattttaatagtTTTATGGAGTAAAAGATAGCACTTTCTTCGTCCCCCAATAATTAtccatttttgtcatttttatctgtcatttattaatttttcactttcattttttttaccataaatgataagtaggtcctatattccactaacttattcccaTTATATATTCTTCATTATTCCACaacttttttaattcaatttcttttaaatttcttaaaattcattttggaatcaaagtggacaattattgGGGACCGAGGCATTAATTAATAAGTAaactaatttatagtagtaaatAACACATTCTATTCTACTCTACTCATTCCTGAAATTGGAATTtatcattaaaaaatgaaaaaaaaattagtactcctaTAGACGAAGATGGGCAGCGATCGCCACTCCTCCTCCGGCGGTAATCGTAAATTGGATTGCTGGATTTTCACATTTCATAAAATCAAGGATGGCCGCAGCTTCCATCTCTCACAACCCTCTCACCGCTTTCAATTCTGTCCGCCGCTCTAATCTATTCCCATCTTTCCCGCCGCTTTCCTCTTCTTCAATAAATAGAAGAAGAAGGGATTATTGTGCTTGCGTCGCTCCGCCTCAAAATTACCAGCCTGCAAACTTTAAGGTATGTTGATGGGAATTGAAGTGGATGTTTTGATACTATTtggttttatttcattttccctTTCAAGGTTTTGTTTGTTTGCTTCTCTGTTGTGATAGGTGATGAGAACATTTAGATGCTTTTTTCGGATTATACTCATTTTCTCCAGGGTGCTCACATCGACGGGGAGGATGAGGATGGGTCAGATGTGCTCATTGAATGCCGAGATGTCTACAAATCCTTTGGGGAAAAGCACATACTAAGAGGTGTGAGCTTTAAGGTGATTTTCTTGTTCATGCTTTGAATACTTAACTTAAAAATGCATACGTTGTCCTATGTATTTGTTGTTATTTTCAACTCACCAAAAGATAATGATTTTAGGAATAAAATGAATGTTTTCAAGTGGTGATTTGTAGGCCAGGAAGATGTTTAATGAATGGGTTGTTACATGAGATCATCACCATTGATAATTTGTGTTACTTGCTCGTTTTTCTAACTAACTATATTTTGTTAATGAACGTAAGAGTAACTTTAGTGAATAAGCTTGTGTTGCACAGGAACCAGCTAAATCATTCTCAGTTGATACCTCCTTAACATTGACAaacttaaaattcttttttagaTTAGGCATGGAGAGGCTGTCGGAATTATTGGGCCATCTGGGACTGGAAAGTCAACCATCTTGAAGATTATGGCCGGGCTTCTTGCTCCAGACAAGGTAATCAGATTCTTCCAAGTTCGTTCCTTTCATTTGGTATTATGTTGTACTTAATactgatattattattattattgatagAAGCTAATTTAGATTGGGATTGACTGTCTTCTTGTGGTCTCTCATTAATTATGAACAACTAGGGTGAGGTATTGATTCGCGGGAGAAGACGGCACGGGTTGATCAGTGATGAGGAACTATCTGGCCTAAGAATTGGCTTGGTGAGATAACATTGTTTGCACCTCCTCTATTATTTCAGTGATTCTAATCTAGACAGTTCTTGAATCTACTGCCCAATGTAACAGGTTTTTCAGAGTGCAGCACTTTTTGATTCTCTCACTGTTCGTGAAAATGTCGGGTTTCTGTTGTAAGATATTTGTCTTTATAATTAGTTTTTGTTTCATTGTTATCAACTGTATTTCATGTTTAAGTTatgtattaaattattttttcaatttctgtGACAGATATGAAAATTCAACTATGCCAGCGGATAAAATTGCCGAACTCGGCACCGAGACTCTAGCTGCTGTGGGCCTAAAGGTATGTGGTTAATGATCACAATCACATCCACTTAGCTACTATCTAAGCATATCACACACCTAAATGTAGAATTAAGACCAAAACTCATCTATTAGATTAAAAAATGGAAGGTTGGGATTTCATAATAATTCGTTTCAATATACCTTCTTCTGCATGTGAGTAAAATTGTCCAAAATTATATGAACCGCGATATTAAAGTGTAGTTGTTGGATGTCATTGGGGCTATCAACAAATTAGAACATGTACTTCAACATAACATTAAATTTACTTTGGTACAACACAAGTATATAACCCCATGACATTTAAGGGTAGTTGTC
Proteins encoded in this window:
- the LOC121741676 gene encoding protein TRIGALACTOSYLDIACYLGLYCEROL 3, chloroplastic-like isoform X1, with translation MAAASISHNPLTAFNSVRRSNLFPSFPPLSSSSINRRRRDYCACVAPPQNYQPANFKGAHIDGEDEDGSDVLIECRDVYKSFGEKHILRGVSFKIRHGEAVGIIGPSGTGKSTILKIMAGLLAPDKGEVLIRGRRRHGLISDEELSGLRIGLVFQSAALFDSLTVRENVGFLLYENSTMPADKIAELGTETLAAVGLKGVEDRLPSELSGGMKKRVALARSIIFYTTKHAIEPEVLLYDEPTAGLDPIASTVVEDLIRSVHMKGEDALGKPGKIASYVVVTHQHSTIKRAVDRLLFLYEGRAVWQGTTHEFSSSTNPIVRQVNVISFYVHIFLVLLSCDFICGDAMKESNFFQYV
- the LOC121741676 gene encoding protein TRIGALACTOSYLDIACYLGLYCEROL 3, chloroplastic-like isoform X2 — translated: MAAASISHNPLTAFNSVRRSNLFPSFPPLSSSSINRRRRDYCACVAPPQNYQPANFKGAHIDGEDEDGSDVLIECRDVYKSFGEKHILRGVSFKIRHGEAVGIIGPSGTGKSTILKIMAGLLAPDKGEVLIRGRRRHGLISDEELSGLRIGLVFQSAALFDSLTVRENVGFLLYENSTMPADKIAELGTETLAAVGLKGVEDRLPSELSGGMKKRVALARSIIFYTTKHAIEPEVLLYDEPTAGLDPIASTVVEDLIRSVHMKGEDALGKPGKIASYVVVTHQHSTIKRAVDRLLFLYEGRAVWQGTTHEFSSSTNPIVRQFASGSLDGPIRY